TCGAAGGCGCGCCGCCCGATTCACCGCCACCGCCACCGCCGTCGCCATTGCCACGGCCCGCGACGGTGTTCGACGTGATCGCGCCCGAGGTGATCTCACCCGGCAGCGACTCGGCGGGGCTGTGCGGCGGCGCGGGTTTCGAGGAACCGTCCTTGACCGCGCCGTCCGGCGGATACTGCGGCCAGTACCCGGGTTTCGGCACCTGCGGGTAACAGCGGGGGCCGCGCTTGTCATCGTACTTCGGCTCGTCGACACCCGGCAGGTACTTGCCGCGGCTGGCGCTGAACTCGATCGTCACGCGGCTCACCTCGGGGTGGGCCGTGCCCTTGCCGAACGCCAGCTCCGCCTCCGGCACCGAAGCGGCGAGCTGCTTGAGCAGGCAGGGGTACTCGGGTGCGTACTTCGCGAGCACGTCGAGCGTCGGCTGCACGGCCGTGGTGAGCCGGATCAGGTTGTCCTTGTTGACGTCCAGGAAGCTCGTGAGGTCGGCCGAAGCGGCCGAGACCGAGGCGTACACATCGGACAGTCCCTGGCGTTTCTCCACAATGGTCTGCGTCGTCGTGGTGAGGTCCGCCAACGCGTCGAGCAGGTCCGGCGCGGCCTTGTCGTAGGTGGCCGAAACGTCGGCCAGGCCGGTGATGTCGGCCTTGAGGTCGGGCAGCGACGGGTTCAGCTGCCCGAGGTAGTCCGAGAGGTTCACGAGCGTCTGGCCGAGCTGCTTGCCGCGCCCGTCGAGGGCGGTCGACACGGCGCTGAGGGTGCTCGACAGCTTTTCCGGCTGCACGGCCTGCAGCAGCGGCATCACGTCGTCGAGCACCTGTTCCAGCTCGATCGCCGTGCTGCTGCGGTCCTGCGGGATCACGTCGCCGGCTTCGATGTGCGCGGCGGGCTTTCCGGGCAGCTGCAAGGCGACGTAACGCTCGCCGAAGAGTGTTTTGGGCAGCAGCCGCGCCGACACGTTGCTCGGGATCTCGCCGATCTTGTCCGGCTGCAGCGCGAGCTCGAGCTCCGCGTGGTCGCCTTTCGCGGTCACCGAACGGATCTCGCCCACGAGCAGGCCGCGCACTTTCACGTCGCCGCCGGTGCGCAGCTGGCTGCCGACGTGGTCGGTCTCCAGCTTCACGAGCGTGACGGGCGTGAAGACCTTCTTGTAGATCGCGATCGTGGTCGTGAAGAACAGCGCCGCGACGACGAGGAAGACCAGCCCCAGCACCTGGTACCGGAGCCGCTTCAGCGTTTCGCGCCGCGTGCTCATCCGGAGATCCGCACGGTGGTGTTGGCGCCCCAGATCGCGAGGCTGAGGAAGAAGTCGAGTACCGAGATCAGCACGATCGACGTGCGCACCGCGCGGCCCACCGCCACGCCGACGCCGGCCGGGCCACCGTCTGCGGTATAGCCGTAGTAGCAATGGGACAGGATCACGATCACGCTGAACACGATCACCTTGGCGAACGACCACAACACGTCTTCAGGGGGCAAGAACAGCGTGAAGTAGTGGTCGTAGGTGCCGGCCGACTGGCCGTAGAGCCAGATCGTGATCTGCCGCGACGCGAGGTAGGACGACAGCAGGCCGATCGCGTACAGCGGGATCACCGCGGTCACGCCGGCGAGCACGCGCGTGGTCACGAGGTAGGGCATGCTCGGTACGGCCATCACTTCGAGCGCGTCGATCTCCTCGGAGATCCGCATCGCGCCCAGCTGCGCGGTGAAGCCGCAGCCGACCGTGGCCGACAGCGCGAGCCCGGCCGAGAGCGGCGCGACCTCCCGCGTGTTGAAGTAGGCGGAGATGAAGCCGGTGAGCGCGGCGGTGCCGAGCTGGTTGAGCGCGGAGTAGCCCTGCAGTCCCACGATGAGGCCGGTGAACAGCGTCATGCCGATCATCACGCCGAGCGTCCCGCCGATCACCGCGAGCCCGCCCGTGCCGAAGCAGACTTCGGTGAGCAGCCGGCGGGTCTCGTGACCGTAGCGGCGGATCGTGCGCGGGGACCAGGCGAGCGCGCGGCCGTAGAACGACAGCTGGCGCCCGAGCCCTTCCAGGCTCGCGCCCGGGCGCGCGATGATCTCGAGCGTCCGGTCGGACAGCGCGGGGGCCTCGATCGGTTCGGCGGTCACGTCACAGCGCCTTCGGCGGCACGATCTTGAGGTAGATCGCGGTGAGCACGACGTTGATGAGGAACAGCAGCAGGAACGTGATCACCACGGCCTGGTTCACCGCGTCGCCCACCCCCTTCGGCCCGCCCGCGGGGTTCAGGCCGCGGTAGGCCGCGACCACGCCGGCGACGAAGCCGTAGAGGAACGCCTTGATCTCGCTGATCCACAGGTCCGGCACCTGGGCCAGCGCGTTGAAGCTGGCCAGGTACGCGCCCGGAGTGCCGCCCTGGAGCACGACGTTGAAGAAGTAGCCGCCGAGCACGCCGACGACGCTGACCAGGCCGTTGAGCAGCACCGACACCACGATCGCGGCCAGCACTCGCGGCACCACAATGCGCTGGATCGGGTTGACGCCGAGCACTTCCATCGCGTCGATCTCTTCGCGGATCTTGCGCGCGCCGATGTCCGCGCAGACCGCGCTGCCGCCCGCGCCGGCCACGAGCAGCGCCGTGATCAGCGGGGCGGCCTGCTGCACGATCGCGAGCGCGCTCGCGGCCCCTGTGAACGACTGCGCGCCGATCTGCGTGGTCAGCGACCCCAGCTGGAGCGCGATCACGGCCCCGAACGGGATGGCGACCAGCGCCGTCGGCAGGATCGTGACGCTCGCGAAGAACCAGCACTGCTGGATCCATTCGCGGAACTGGAACGGACGCCGGAAGATCGCCCGCAGCACCTCCCAGGACAGCGTGGCGAGCCGGCCGACCTGGGTCAGCGCCGCGGTGCCCGGGAGGATGATCGAGCCGCTCTCGCTCACCACACCTCCCAGTAGTCACCCCCGAGTCTTGTCCATACCTCCCGCCCGATTTCCGTTAGCGGTGTTCACTGCTCGCTCTCAGTCGCCTGGATCACAGCTTCAACGCGTGAGTCGCCGTAGCCCCGCCATCCGCTACGAACTCGCTCCTGGTGCAGTACGAGCTCTCGTCACTCGCCAGGAACACGAGCAGCGGCGCGATCTCGTCGGCCCGCCCCACCCGGCCGAGCGCCACCTTCTTGCCGACCCACGACACGTCGACATCCGTGCCGGCGGCTTCGGAAACCATCTTCGTGTCGATCATGCCGGGGTGGACGGAGTCCACCCGGATGCCGCGCGCGCCCAGCTCCAGCGCGGCGACCTTGGTCATCCCGCGGATCGCGAACTTGCTCGCGGTGTAGGCGACGAGGAACGGCATGCCGGCAAGTCCCTCCACAGAGGACACGTTGACGATGGAGCCGCCACCGGCCACGGTCATCGGTTCAACGACCGACCGCATCCCGAGAAACGCCCCGATCTGGTTCACGCCCACCACGCGTTCGTAGTCGGCCAGCGTGGTGCCGGCCAGCTCGGCGAAGTGCAGCACGCCGGCGTTGTTCACGAGCACCGTCGGCGGCCCGAACTCGGCGACGGTCCGCTCGACCGCGGCCGTCCAGCCGTCTTCGTCGCAGCCCCTGCGCGTACGCCGGGGCCGAAGCGGCGAAGAAGCACGGCGAGACAAACGAGCGGCTGCACAACGTCGCCGCCTGGCGCGACACGCCTTTCTTCACCGAAGCGGAACGCGCGGCGCTCGCGCTGACGGAGGCCGCGACCCGGCTGCAGGCCGGCGCCGCGGGCGTCACGCCAGAGATCCGCGAAGCCGCGGCGGCCCACTTCACCGAGGAGCAGCTGTCCGCGCTCACGCTGGAGATCGCGATGACGAACTTCTTCAACCGCATCAACCGCGTGCGCGGGGAGCAGGCCGGCAAGATCTGGTGAACCCGCGCGTCACTCCGACGGCGTGATGTGGCGCAACCGCCGCGGCCCGGTGTCCGGCCGGGTCGGCGGCGGGCCCAGCACCATGCGCGCGTTGGCCACGAAGGCGCCGTCGGGCGAGGCGAGGATCGGGTCGAGCGCCAGCGACCGGACTTCCGGGTTGTCCTCGGCCAGCGCGGCCACGCGCAGCACCATGTCCTGCAACGCCGCCAGGTCCGCGGGCTCGTCGCCGCGGTAGCCGGTGAGCAGGGGTGACGTGCGGGGCTCGCGGATGAGCGTGGCGGCGTCGACGTCGGTGACCGGCACCGCGCGGTAGGCCCGGTCGCCGAGCAGTGTGCTGACCAGGCCCGAGAGCCCGAAGGACACGAGCGTGCCGAACGATGGATCGTCCTGCAGGCCGATCACGCACGAGATGCCCTTGGCGGCCATGCGTTGCACGTAGAGCTCGTTGTCGCCGGAGACCTCGCACAGGTCGCGGTAGGCCACGCGCACGGAGTCCTCCGACGTGAGGTCCAGCCGCACGCCCGCGAGGTCGGGCCGGCCGCGCAGGCGCTCGTCCACGGCCTTGAGCGTGACCGGGTAGCCCAGCTCGGCCGCGGCCGCCACGGCGGCGTCCACATCGGACACCACGCGGAACGGGACCACGTCGACGCCGTAGCAGCCGAGCAGCCGCACCACATCGTCGTCGGACAGCATCGTGGAGTGCCCGTCGGCCTCGGCGAGCAGCTCGCGCACGATCGACTGCGCCTGCTCGACGTGCAGCCCACCCGGGCGCACCAGTGTCCCCTGTGGACGCTGCCGCCACGCCGAATACCGCACCACGCGGGACAACGCGGTCACCGCGCGCTCCGGGCTCGGGTACGACGGGATCGAACCCCGCGTGGGCACACCGTCTTCGCTCAGCACGGCCAGTTCGTCGGGCACACCCTCGACTGCGAGGAACGTGGAGACGACCGGTTTCGTCCGCTCGTGCTCCAGCACGGCTTCCTTCAGCGCCCGCGCGTACGCGGTGCCGGGGATGGTGATCGGCGGGGCGAACACGGCGATGAGCGCGTCGGTCTCCGGCGAGTCGAGGGCCTCGCGCACCGCGGCGGCGAACGCCTCGGGCCCGGCCTGCGGGCCGATGTCCACGGGGTCGAAGGCGAGGTGCAGCCCCTGCGCCCGCGCGGTGTCCGCGGCCAGCAGCCCGATGGCGCTCGAGTTGCCGACGATCGCGATCCGCGGCCCGGCGGGCAGCGGCTGGTGCGCGAACACGAGCGCGGTGTCGAAGAGCTGCGCGAGCGACTCCACGCGCACCACCCCGGCCTGCTCGAACAGCGCCTGCACGCTCGCCTCGTCGACCTCCGCCGACGTTGCGGCCAGCTGCGGGCGCACGGCGTGGCGGCCCGACTTCACCGCGACGATCGGCTTGTTCCGCGCGAGCCGCCGCGCCAGCCGCGCGAACTTGCGCGGGTTGCCGAAGGACTCCAGGTAGAGCAGCACGAGGTCGGTCTCGGGGTCGGTTTCCCAGTACTGCAGCAGATCGTTGCCCGAGACGTCGGCGCGGTTGCCGGCGGAGACGAACGTGGACAGGCCCAGGCCACGCGAACCGGCGTCGGCCAGGATCGCCGTGCCGAGCGCGCCGGACTGGCAGAAAAAGCCGGTGTGCCCGCGGCGCGGCAGCTGCGGGGCGAGGGTGGCGTTGAGCCGCACACCGGGCGCGGTGTTGAGCACGCCGAGCGCGTTCGGGCCGACCACGCGCATGCCGTGGGCGCGGGCCTCGCCGACGAGCCGCAGCTCGGCGTGCAGGCCGAGCGGGCCGGACTCGGCGAAGCCGCCGGAGACGATGACCAGCGT
The sequence above is a segment of the Amycolatopsis sp. 2-15 genome. Coding sequences within it:
- a CDS encoding MCE family protein encodes the protein MSTRRETLKRLRYQVLGLVFLVVAALFFTTTIAIYKKVFTPVTLVKLETDHVGSQLRTGGDVKVRGLLVGEIRSVTAKGDHAELELALQPDKIGEIPSNVSARLLPKTLFGERYVALQLPGKPAAHIEAGDVIPQDRSSTAIELEQVLDDVMPLLQAVQPEKLSSTLSAVSTALDGRGKQLGQTLVNLSDYLGQLNPSLPDLKADITGLADVSATYDKAAPDLLDALADLTTTTQTIVEKRQGLSDVYASVSAASADLTSFLDVNKDNLIRLTTAVQPTLDVLAKYAPEYPCLLKQLAASVPEAELAFGKGTAHPEVSRVTIEFSASRGKYLPGVDEPKYDDKRGPRCYPQVPKPGYWPQYPPDGAVKDGSSKPAPPHSPAESLPGEITSGAITSNTVAGRGNGDGGGGGGESGGAPSIFGSTDEQDLIDLLASSAMKTTPDQVPGWAGLLVGPLYRGAEVELK
- a CDS encoding MlaE family ABC transporter permease, with the protein product MTAEPIEAPALSDRTLEIIARPGASLEGLGRQLSFYGRALAWSPRTIRRYGHETRRLLTEVCFGTGGLAVIGGTLGVMIGMTLFTGLIVGLQGYSALNQLGTAALTGFISAYFNTREVAPLSAGLALSATVGCGFTAQLGAMRISEEIDALEVMAVPSMPYLVTTRVLAGVTAVIPLYAIGLLSSYLASRQITIWLYGQSAGTYDHYFTLFLPPEDVLWSFAKVIVFSVIVILSHCYYGYTADGGPAGVGVAVGRAVRTSIVLISVLDFFLSLAIWGANTTVRISG
- a CDS encoding MlaE family ABC transporter permease; the protein is MVSESGSIILPGTAALTQVGRLATLSWEVLRAIFRRPFQFREWIQQCWFFASVTILPTALVAIPFGAVIALQLGSLTTQIGAQSFTGAASALAIVQQAAPLITALLVAGAGGSAVCADIGARKIREEIDAMEVLGVNPIQRIVVPRVLAAIVVSVLLNGLVSVVGVLGGYFFNVVLQGGTPGAYLASFNALAQVPDLWISEIKAFLYGFVAGVVAAYRGLNPAGGPKGVGDAVNQAVVITFLLLFLINVVLTAIYLKIVPPKAL
- a CDS encoding SDR family oxidoreductase, giving the protein MSRRASSPLRPRRTRRGCDEDGWTAAVERTVAEFGPPTVLVNNAGVLHFAELAGTTLADYERVVGVNQIGAFLGMRSVVEPMTVAGGGSIVNVSSVEGLAGMPFLVAYTASKFAIRGMTKVAALELGARGIRVDSVHPGMIDTKMVSEAAGTDVDVSWVGKKVALGRVGRADEIAPLLVFLASDESSYCTRSEFVADGGATATHALKL
- a CDS encoding bifunctional acetate--CoA ligase family protein/GNAT family N-acetyltransferase, with the protein product MSEESAPRNGLRDPYDYPRDWEADVVLSDGGTVHLRPVVPTDADGLVAFHSRLSERTRYLRYFGAYPRIPPRDLQRFSTVDHHDRVAFVALLGDDIVAVGRYERLDGGPSAEVAFVVDDKHQGRGLGSILLEHLAAAASESGLRRFVAEVLAENAPMVRVFRDAGYQVSRAIEEGVLHLEFSIDPTEESLAVARSREQAAEARSVHNLLHPRSVAVIGASADHTKVGHVAFRNLLAADFTGTVFPVNPEHRSVRGVRAYASVLDIPDPVDLALVAVPAELVESVLDACLAKGVKTLVIVSGGFAESGPLGLHAELRLVGEARAHGMRVVGPNALGVLNTAPGVRLNATLAPQLPRRGHTGFFCQSGALGTAILADAGSRGLGLSTFVSAGNRADVSGNDLLQYWETDPETDLVLLYLESFGNPRKFARLARRLARNKPIVAVKSGRHAVRPQLAATSAEVDEASVQALFEQAGVVRVESLAQLFDTALVFAHQPLPAGPRIAIVGNSSAIGLLAADTARAQGLHLAFDPVDIGPQAGPEAFAAAVREALDSPETDALIAVFAPPITIPGTAYARALKEAVLEHERTKPVVSTFLAVEGVPDELAVLSEDGVPTRGSIPSYPSPERAVTALSRVVRYSAWRQRPQGTLVRPGGLHVEQAQSIVRELLAEADGHSTMLSDDDVVRLLGCYGVDVVPFRVVSDVDAAVAAAAELGYPVTLKAVDERLRGRPDLAGVRLDLTSEDSVRVAYRDLCEVSGDNELYVQRMAAKGISCVIGLQDDPSFGTLVSFGLSGLVSTLLGDRAYRAVPVTDVDAATLIREPRTSPLLTGYRGDEPADLAALQDMVLRVAALAEDNPEVRSLALDPILASPDGAFVANARMVLGPPPTRPDTGPRRLRHITPSE